From Orcinus orca chromosome 3, mOrcOrc1.1, whole genome shotgun sequence, a single genomic window includes:
- the LOC125963896 gene encoding UDP-N-acetylglucosamine--peptide N-acetylglucosaminyltransferase 110 kDa subunit-like produces MLSFQGLGELVHREYQAGDFEAAERHCMQLWRQEPDNTGVLLLLSSLHFQCRRLDRSAHFSTLAIKQNPLLAEAYSNLGNVYKERGQLQEAIEHYRHALHLKPDFIDGYINLAAALVAAGDMEGAVQAYVSALQCNPDLYCVRSDLGNLLKALGRLEGAKACYLKAMETQPNFAVAWSNLGCVFNAQGEFWLAIHHFEKAVTLDPNFLDAYINLGNVLKEARIFDRAVAAYLCALSLSPNHAVVHANLACVYYEQGLIDLAIDTYRRAIELQPHFLDAYCYLAKALEEKGSVAEAEECYNTALRLCPTHADSLNDLANIKGDQGNFEEAVRLYCKALEVFADFAVAHSNLASVLQQQGKLQEALMHYKEAVRISPTFADAYCNMGDILKEMQDVQGALQCYTHAIQINPALADAHSNLASIHKYSGNIPEAIASYRTALKLEPDFPDAYCDLAHCLQIVCDWTDYDERMKKLVSIVADQLERNRLPSVQPHHSMLYPLSHGFRKAIAESHGNLCLDEIGVLHKPPYEHPKDLKLSDGRLRVGYVSSDFGNHPTSHLMQSIPGMHNPDKFEVFCYALSPDDGTNFRAKVMAEAHHFIDLSQIPCNGKAADRIHQDGIHIIVNMNGYTRGARNELFALRPAPIQAMWLGYPGTSGVLFMDYIITDQETSPAEVAEQYSEKLAYMPHTFFIGDHANMFPHLKKKAVIDFQSNRHIYDNRIVLNGIDLKAFLDSLPDVQIVKMKCPDGGDNADSSNTALNMPVIPMNTIAEAVIEMINRGQIQITINGFSLSNGLATTQINIKAATGEEVPRAIIVTTRSQYGLPEDAIVYCNFNQLYKIDPSTLQMWANILKRVPNSVLWLLRFPAVGEPNIQQYAQNMGLPQNRIIFSPVAPKEEHVRRGQLADVCLDTPLCNGHTTGMDVLWSGTPVVTMPGETLASRVAASQLTCLGCLELIAQNRQEYEDIAVKLGTDVEYLKKLRGKVWKQRTSSPLFNTKQYTMDLERLYLQMWEHYAAGNKPDHMIKPVEVTESA; encoded by the coding sequence atgctttccttccaagggttagGTGAGTTGGTACATCGAGAGTATCAGGCAGgagattttgaggcagctgagagacactgcatgcagctgtggagacaagagccagacaatactggagtacttttattactttcatccctacacttccagtgtcgaaggctggacagatctgcccactttagtactctggcaattaaacagaaccctcttctggcagaagcctattcgaatttggggaatgtgtacaaggaaagagggcagttgcaggaagcaattgagcattaccggcatgcattgcatctcaaaccagatttcatcgatggttatattaacctggcagccgctttggtagcagcaggcgacatggaaggggcagtacaagcttacgtctctgctcttcagtgcaatcctgatttgtactgtgttcgcagtgacctggggaacctgctcaaggccctgggtcgcttggaaggagccaaggcatgttatttgaaagcaatggagacgcaaccgaactttgcagtagcttggagtaatcttggctgtgttttcaatgcacaaggggagttttggcttgcaattcatcactttgaaaaggctgtcacgcttgaccccaattttctggatgcttatatcaatttaggaaatgtcttgaaagaggcacggatttttgacagagctgtggcagcttacctttgtgccctaagcttgagcccaaatcatgcagtggtaCATGCCAACCTGGCTTGTGTATACTATGAGCAAGGCCTGATAGATCTGGCAATAGACACCTACAGGCGAGCTATTGAATTGCAACCACATTTCCTTGATGCTTACTGCTACCTAGCCAAggctctggaagagaagggcagtgttgccgaagcagaagagtgttataatacagctctgcggctgtgtcccacccatgcagactctctgaatgacctagccaatatcaaaggagaccagggaaactttgaagaggcagttcgcttgtattgtaaagcattagaagtcttcGCAGACTTTGCTGTtgcccattcaaatttagcaagtgtattgcagcagcagggaaaactgcaggaagcgctgatgcattataaggaggctgttcgaatcagtcctacctttgctgatgcctacTGTAACATGGGAGACATtctaaaggagatgcaggatgttcagggagccttgcagtgttatactcatgccattcagattaaccctgcacttgcggatgcccacagcaatctggcttccattcacaagtattcagggaatattccagaagcaattgcttcttatcgcactgctctgaagcttgaacctgattttcctgacgcttattgtgatttggctcattgcctgcagattgtctgtgattggacagactatgatgagcgaatgaagaagttggtcagcattgtggctgaccagctggagaggaataggttgccttctgtgcagcctcatcatagtatgctctatcctctttctcatggcttcaggaaggctattgctgagagccatgggaacctctgcttggatgagatcggtgtccttcataaaccaccgtacgaacatccaaaagacttgaagctcagtgatggtcgactgcgtgtaggatacgtgagttctgactttgggaatcatcctacttctcatcttatgcagtctattccaggcatgcacaatcctgataaatttgaggtattctgttatgccctgagcccagatgatggcacaaacttccgagcgaaggtgatggcagaagcccatcatttcattgatctttctcagattccgtgcaatgggaaagcagctgatcgcatccatcaagatggtatacacatcattgtaaatatgaatggttataccaggggtgctcgaaatgaactctttgctctcaggccagctcctattcaggcaatgtggctgggctaccctgggaccagtggcgtgcttttcatggattatatcatcactgatcaggaaacttcacctgctgaagttgctgagcagtattctgagaaactggcttatatgccccatactttctttattggcgatcatgctaatatgttccctcacctgaagaagaaGGCAGTCATCGATTTTCAGTCCAATAGGCACATTTATGACAATCGGATTGTGCTGAATGGCATcgacctcaaagcatttcttgatagtctcccagatgtgcagattgtcaagatgaaatgtcctgatggaggagacaacgcagacagcagtaatacggctcttaatatgcctgtcattcctatgaatactattgcagaggcagttattgaaatgattaacagaggacaaattcagataacaattaatgggttcagtcttagcaatggactggcaactacccagatcaacattaaggctgccactggagaggaggttccccgtgccattattgtaaccacacgttctcagtacgggttaccggaagatgccattgtgtactgtaacttcaatcagttatataaaattgacccatctactttgcagatgtgggcaaatattctgaagcgtgttcccaatagtgtactgtggctgttgcgttttccagcagtaggagaacctaatattcaacagtacgcacaaaatatgggccttccccagaaccgtatcattttttcacctgttgctcctaaagaggaacatgttcggagaggccagctggctgatgtctgcttggacactccactctgtaatggacacaccacagggatggatgtcctttggtcagggacacccgtggtgactatgccaggagagactcttgcttcccgagttgcagcttcccagctcacttgtttaggctgtcttgagcttattgctcaaaatagacaagaa